A region from the Gavia stellata isolate bGavSte3 chromosome 12, bGavSte3.hap2, whole genome shotgun sequence genome encodes:
- the LOC132317890 gene encoding maestro heat-like repeat-containing protein family member 2B produces MAGHYIFLLGLVLPQFLVAFARREQCIHPGDPAATRRMRALRALCPCLSAQSRPARSEDAGRATGTVPVVVTTFEAVGTSLLKRLQDNEGDRVQTYRELESVLQGDDGRLTSGVVNRLLAEASSDMRAAQGVTGDMRTAASDVLVALARSHFHFVMPELQSHLKAMGKVPDEIVLLTLGKMARSYALRCIPFVRMTLLALRATLSQVGSGRMLRTVCSVLEQWSKGVNTYFCNREQCPFPCEGVAQFCEAIYPVFRYAAVHWLDCKEEEDKQAVLRAVAAMMEVLLHEEQYREHAWEHVLWLLHRYQEVRDTSRVTESLSYVLEMLEAVQTPIPQGTALAISTAVHHQLSDVTKEPGLAHKAALSRCITLQARMCPEETVMFLHSQLSGGTEAGHVAALGLLGALAHSDAPAVREKLPQVVEAMGSVCHDPSAQVRRAVLEFIRELLSSGPQSCWAWDVVGHIFIEFSRSSGRLVAGGLFPWETQEDGALRALCMDILGSLDVSLRGMTKLLWPRLLQYVVPAQYSGMLIPLSRCLRALVERWERAGCKEEEEEPDAVDSQEQAWLPAPQALLARLLVVVAAPHKSGERAVAALQLLQALHRRIHRALGAAWATEMPLLLQSLEGKTGNCLDSAEWEHRVLKFLRASLEPIEDKAWTVDLSQELSQQLGSSAASSWEKLFLYKALGTALAACRDLRHVQGQVLRFLQETNPMELSEAQGMISVVSHAAQSHFHLVLDAVMMFSTASTRDGLSQTSMGWKVQQQQQMERAQAIRAALMCTYSGIALRAPKEQLLTRVDEEIVGNILQLSRAKERDWIKEEPGDSLVYGVFQALGELRRGMEDLGHLIETLLEAEETSAGFDDVIHRGRSCEQFGSLVGLLVTLTSDCLAMSCRRAWVCLGYLLQMQAKTMKAVFQADEIRCLAEELNSPDTEIPVETWTKIAKQSTHRPFLLRARFHQEPLISSLLQKGLPMDSDTVELWRTLGRSTIVIQVLRCLVEKLNRAGNNRLWTCSCTCEQHSHQTVLETVMITRAISEVVVALRDMEEFRQLLPHLLPSLLRWASEMLDEERLLSPLGEGWRQLFLEGQVLEEKPCRIFLSAIELVLGKCMAQTWMQRLMDQSVWARLEDALAHPEGVRLLTSVLLQAGLVSPWLVKNLLPWLGSCSVKLRVTATAFFAE; encoded by the exons ATGGCCGGGCACTATATCTtcctcctggggctggtgctgccccagTTTCTCGTGGCTTTTGCCCGGAGGGAGCAGTGCATCCACCCGGGAGATCCTGCTGCCACGAGGAGGATGAGAGCGCTCAGAG ctctctgcccaTGCCTGAGTGCCCAGTCCAGACCTGCGCGTTCTGAGGACGCAGGCAGGGCAACGGGAACCGTCCCAGTGGTTGTCACTACCTTTGAGGCCGTTGGGACTTCTCTGCTAAAGCGGTTGCAAGACAATGAG ggtgaccgAGTGCAGACATACCGGGAGCTGGAGAGCGTCTTGCAGGGAGATGACGGCCGTTTGACGAGCGGTGTCGTGAACCGCCTGCTAGCAGAGGCGTCCAGTGACATgcgagcagcccag GGTGTGACAGGTGACATGAGGACAGCCGCTAGCGATGTCCTAGTGGCTCTGGCCCGCTCCCACTTCCACTTTGTCATGCCCGAGCTCCAGAGCCACCTGAAGGCCATGGGGAAGGTCCCTGATGAGATTGTGCTCCTCACCTTGGGCAAAATGGCCCGCAGCTACG ccctgcggtGCATCCCCTTTGTGAGAATGACGCTGCTTGCCCTGCGCGCCACGCTGAGCCAGGTGGGGAGTGGCCGGATGCTGCGCACCGTCTGCAGTG TTCTGGAGCAATGGTCAAAAGGAGTCAACACGTACTTCTGCAACCGGGAGCAATGCCCCTTCCCTTGCGAGGGGGTAGCACAGTTCTGTGAAGCCATTTACCCGGTCTTCCGCTACGCGGCGGTACATTGGCTGGactgcaaggaggaggag gaCAAGCAGGCTGTCCTCAGGGCTGTGGCTGCCATGATGGAGGTCCTTCTGCATGAGGAGCAGTACCGCGAGCATGCCTGGGAGCATGTCCTCTGGCTCCTGCACCGGTATCAGGAGGTCCGAGACACCTCCCGGGTCACTGAG AGCCTCAGCTATGTCCTGGAGATGCTGGAGGCAGTTCAGACCCCAATACCACAGGGCACGGCTCTTGCCATCAGCACCGCTGTGCACCACCAG CTCTCTGATGTGACCAAGGAGCCTGGCCTGGCCCATAAGGCAGCACTGTCCCGCTGCATCACGCTTCAGG cacgaATGTGCCCCGAGGAGACGGTCATGTTTCTACACTCCCAGCTGAGTGGTGGGACTGAGGCCGGTCacgtggcagccctgggcctgctGGGAGCACTGGCCCACTCTGACG cacctgcagtgagagagaagctgccccAGGTGGTGGAGGCCATGGGGTCAGTGTGCCATGACCCCAgtgcccag GTGCGGAGGGCAGTTCTGGAGTTCAtccgggagctgctcagctccggaccccagagctgctgggcatgggatgtggtggggcacATCTTCATCGAGTTCAGCCGGAGCTCGGGCAGACTG gtggcaggaggcctttTTCCCTGGGAAACGCAGGAGGATGGAGCTCTTCGAGCCCTGTGCATGGACATCCTGGGCTCTCTGGATGTCTCTCTGAGAGGGATGACCAAA ctcctgtggccgAGGCTGCTGCAGTACGTGGTGCCAGCCCAGTACAGTGGCATGCTGATCCCGCTCTCCCGCTGTCTCCGAGCCCTAGTTGAGAGGTGGGAGAGAGCAGGgtgcaaggaagaagaggaggagccTGATGCCGTGGACTCCCAGGAGCAAG cctggctgccggctccccaggCCCTGTTGGCTCGACTGCTG GTGGTGGTGGCGGCTCCTCACAAGAGTGGAGAACGTGCAGtcgctgccttgcagctgctgcaggccctCCACCGCAGGATCCACAGAGCCTTGGGGGCAGCGTGGGCGACTGAGAtgcccctcctgctgcagtcccTGGAAG gAAAAACCGGGAACTGCCTGgactctgcagagtgggagcaCCGTGTACTCAAG TTCCTGCGAGCGTCGCTGGAGCCCATCGAGGACAAGGCCTGGACTGTGGacctgagccaggagctgagccagcagctgggcagctctgccgccagctcctgggagaag cttttcctgtacaaggCTCTTGGGACAGCGCTGGCAGCTTGTCGGGACCTCAGACACGTCCAAGGGCAGGTGCTGAGGTTCCTCCAGGAGACAAACCCCATGGAGCTGTCTGAGGCCCAG ggaatgatttctgttgtgtccCACGCTGCCCAGAGCCACTTCCACCTGGTCTTGGACGCGGTGATGATGTTCTCCACCGCCTCCACCAGAGACGGGTTGTCTCAGACTTCCATGGGCTGGAAG gtacagcagcagcagcagatggagaGAGCCCAGGCCATTCGTGCTGCTCTCATGTGCACCTACAGCGGCATTGCGCTGCGTgcccccaaggagcagctgctcacccGTGTGGATGAAGAAATCGTGGGCAACAtcctgcagctctccagagctaaagAGAGG gactggataAAGGAGGAGCCCGgggactccctggtgtatggagtgttccaggccctAGGggagttgag GAGAGGCATGGAAGACCTGGGCCATCTCATCGAAACccttctggaggcagaggagacctctgcCGGCTTTGACGACGTGATCCAT agaggacgTTCTTGTGAGCAGTTCGGCTCCCTGGTGGGACTGCTGGTGACTCTGACCAGCGACTGCCTGGCCATGTCCTGCCGGAGGGCATGGGTATGCCTTGGCTACCTTCTCCAAATGCAAG CCAAGACCATGAAGGCGGTGtttcaggcagatgagatcaggtgcctggctgaggagctgaacagcccgGACACTGAGATTCCGGTGGAGACCTGgaccaaaatagcaaag cagagcacccacaggcccttcctGCTCCGGGCCCGCTTTCACCAGGAGCCCCTCATCAGCAGTCTCCTCCAGAAAGGTCTGCCCATGGACAG TGACACGGTGGAGCTGTGGAGGACCCTGGGGAGAAGCACCATTGTGATTCAGGTCCTGAGGTGCTTAGTGGAGAAACtaaacagagcaggaaacaaCCGCCTGTGGACTTGCTCTTGCACTTGTGAGCAGCACAGTCATCAGACTGTTCTGGAGACTGTGATG ATCACCCGTGCCATCTCCGAGGTCGTGGTTGCCCTGAGGGACATGGAGGAGttcaggcagctgcttccccacctccttcccagcctcctgaggTGGGCCAGTGAAATGCTGGACGAGGAGAGGCTGCTTTcccccctgggagaaggctggagaCAACTGTTCCTCGAGGGCCAGGTGCTTGAGGAGAAGCCCTGCAG GATTTTCCTTTCAGCTATAGAGTTGGTGCTAGGCAAATGCATGGCGCAGACGTGGATGCAGCGGCTCATGGATCAGTCAGTGTGGGCTCGCCTGGAAGACGCCCTGGCTCACCCTGAGGGGGTGCGTCTCCTGACCAG CgtcctgctccaggctgggctcGTCTCCCCCTGGCTGGTGAAGAACCTCTTGCCATGGCTGGGTTCGTGCTCAGTTAAGCTGCGGGTGACAGCTACAGCCTTCTTTGCTGAG